The Porites lutea chromosome 9, jaPorLute2.1, whole genome shotgun sequence sequence CCCGTAAAAAACAGGCGATATTTGGCGAGTGAAGCGGATTTGGACTCCCACTCGAACCCTCTGTTCAGAAACTATATCGAAAAATTACACTTATTTATTCGACGTGcagcattttgtttgtttgtttgttgttgtcattgtcggCACAATTACATTTTATGAGGGCAATAAAGCGATCAATAATTTAATACGTTCCTATACTTTCTTTTTGCTTGAAGAATCAAGTAGCCACTCTTCTTCAAGTTAAAGGCTGTCATGCAGATGCTTCTCAGATTCAAAGGTTGACCCAGGCGTTGGTACAGAAGGAGGGTGAAGTAAAAATACTGAACGCTAAAATATCAagtttggaaaaacaaaaggtaGTGTACGCCACATTCAACGTTTACTTTCAGTTTTTCAGCTGTATTAAAGCCCGTCCTCTGTGCCCAGGCATACAGTAATAGTTTTAAACCATTCgggggaaaggaaaaaaaatctgtaGCACGGATTTCCTCGTTGTTGGCGTAAATGTACATTGCCTTGACGGAACTGATTTAAATACTGGGTCTATCGGTCTAGGGTAGTTTAAATGTCATGGAGCTCCATCTGAGTGTTAACCAATCGACAGCTTGGAAAATGTGGGACTCCACTGAGGTCCCCTCGAAACCGGCTCCCTCCCAGACAACAGTTGCGTAATAACGGCACGAAAAAATTCCAACATCATCCATACAACGTAGTGGCTTTGTATAGCAATCTAGCGAATTCTCGACCTTTGGGTGAGATGACCATTGCCGTAATCTGCTCTTGAGAATTGCATCTTTTTACCAGCAGATCTGTTTCTTATTTCAGGCGGGAAGCAGCATGAGCGACCGTTTGATGGAATTTCACGATGCTTTTTCCGAGTTTGGTGATAAGAAAGACTACGTAAACTTCCTTCAGTTGCAATTGGAAGATTCGAAGTAAGTCTtaatgaacaacaaaaaaatttatacCGGAGCCTAGTGTTTAGaggataaaaaaaactgttaagcCCTCCGAGCTCAAAGACCTTGACTCACACTTAGACAAGGAGATCAGTTGTTTTCACTATTGACGGAAGTGGTGGCTATTCCACAGGTTTCTCTTGAGTGTAACTAGCTCTTGGGGTATGGTAGGGTTTATACGTCTTTGTTTcctgcatcctcggagacccagacCTGGCAGTTGGTGGTTTCGGGAGAAACGTTTCCGCCTCTTTCTACCGCTCTGTGTTTGCGAGGATGGTCTCCCTGCggtaagagagagagagagagagaaaagaaagctactCAGTTGTTCACGCTGAGCGCTACCACTACACTACTCCCTACTCAAacgtttttttgtgtgtgtctgGCCGGAAAAagttatattttgttttgtaggaAGACTATGGCAGGATTAAACAAGGAACTGCAGAACAAAACTTTACTGCATTTGGCGGAGACAGACAGGCTTCGTCACACAGAGCATCAACTTCACGCTTCTGAATCCAAAGTGGAAAGACTAAACAGCGAAAATATCAAGCTAAGACTTAAAATCGACGATTTAAGAATAAAACTACAAAATCGTAAGTTGTCGATATTTTAGCACTGCTTACCTAAAATTAATTGTCGCAAAAAAAAGTTCTCACTGACTTTACCGTTGTCAGATTCGAAAGCGGCTATTCTTGCTCATCCGGGGGGTAGCCCATCATCCCGTGGACGATTCCAGACTAACCCTGTTGCAATCCCTGGGGTTCCcccctcccgtaagcgaccacttataCCCATTTTCGTTGTAGTCGTTTACAAAAGAGTTAACTAAAATCTCTTTCTACGTTAGATTCTCAGGGCATAGCTCAGAATGCGTCTCAACCACAAAACATCAATAGATCTGTGGGGAAGGCAAGATCGGCCGCCAGGTTCACTGACGCCAACACAAGTCTTGAGCAAACAGCACCGAAGAAACAACGGCAGGACAACTTGGAACCGAAAGCTCGGCCGATAAAACAGGAACCGCTGGGTGTCAAACCCAAATTAGACGAGTCGACAAGTGTGAAGTTTCCCAATGTCCCATCAATTCTCCAAGACATGCATGTACCAGATTTAGAACAACCGGATAAAagagagcaaaacaacaaacttttAACTCCAGTTCAAGCTGGATCAATTGCTTGGAATTTAAACTCATcgaaaattttggcattatcAAATAACAGCGATGAAAAAGGCGTCAGGATTGAAGAAAAGTGTGAAAATAAGACAAAGGTTCACTTCCCTGAAGCCGCCGACAGCCTCTGTTCTACAAAGATGGATACAAGCGATTTAACACAGACTCAAAGTATGGTGGAAAATACTCACATGGAactgaagaaagaaaattgcCATCCTAAGGTAATTATAGACAATCAAAAAGATCCTTCTATCGCTTAACCCCCCCGCGGCCTTATAAGGTCGCTCCGCTTGCTTAAAATctcgtgaggtcgacttgtagcaagtctaaggTAATTATTCACGTTTCCATCAAATGGAGTCAGTTATACCCAGTGTCCGCCTCTATTAATAAAGGACATCCCTCGGTGGCATGCATGGAGCGACCAGTGGTGACTGTATTGGTTGGCAGGCTGAGTCAATTCCAGCCTCTTTGTACTTGTATTTTCTAAGCGAATGTTGTGTTTAATTTTTCAGGGAATGTTCCTTACATTGTTCGATACTGGCTTAGCTAGTATACGGTGTATACCTGAACAGCCGAGCTAATATGCACGTAGTAAATGGCCTCTTTCACCATCGTCTCGCTcggagggggggaagggggggtgcTTGACTCTATCATTTTACCTGAGTTTTTGTCTCTGATTTTCAGGACTGTACTTCAGGAAATGGCAGCATTTCTACAGTCACCGTCAAAGGACAAAGAAACGCGCCAGTAGTTATAAATGTGAAAAAAGGCGAGGCTAAAAACCAGTGCCCACAGCAGTGAGAATTTACTGGATAAACAAATATAGGGTGCATCcatttaaagaaaggaaattacCTTTAATTAGTAGTAAAGGAACTAGTTATAGTAACACCGGAGAAATTCCCATTTCAGTGTTTGTTTAAAAGCCAGAGGAAAAAAGAACTTGTAATTGGACCTAATTTCAGTTGTCTGCAGAAAAGGTGTTATTTTGTTTCTCACGCGATTAACGGCAAGCGCGAGGCGGCCAACCTTTAACTCTGCAGGCCAAATTTCAACAGCGATTGTAAGAGAGTTTACACTGAGTAAGCACCACATTTACGCCGAAAGGTAGAGCTCAGCATAAGAGTGCTAACAATATGACAACGAccaaaaagaaaagtttaataTGTTTTTCATCTTCACCAAAACCTTTTTTATGTTGAAAATGCTTTACTGCCGCGAGCCCAATTCTTCATTGCAGAAACCATAACGGGAATGGTTACATGCTTTCGgcgcaacgatttctgggattgtttgggtAGACAAGCATTACTTGTGAATGAGTAATGGTTGCTTCGAACACCatcaaccaatcataactaacgcttgtccaACCAAAAGATGCCAGAAATCACTGCACCCAAAGCTTGTATCCATTTTCCCTGGAGTTTTCAAAAAAAGCGGGAAAGATGTCACATAGTAACATCTGGCTTTGGGCGGGAAAATTTTACCAAGCAAATCCCAAAACGAAAACGAAGgccttgcaaaaaaaaaaaaaacaagacacaATTCAAGAACAAAGAGAAGTTGCATGCACCAGGGCAAAAACAGCCCGAAGTGTTTCATTCTCTAACATATTACACATATTAAGTAAACAAGAGCTAAGCTATCGCTGGGATGTTACTTGTATGTTTCTTGAcgctaaccaatcagaaacagcaGTGTAAACCGTATACAGTATTGATAGATGACCAGGAGCAAGCGGTTGGCCAATCACGGCTAGTCGTTCCCGCGCTTGCTAACCGTTACTTGTTTTCACACTTGTTTTGACTGGTTAGCGTGTTTACtacgcttttcacaaacatgcgaactctaaaattcaaaagccgccttcacaagtgcgtttttcgctgccgtcaatcatagttatgatcacaagcaacgaacctggaaacacagaaacacacaaaacggatcgaaatccaccaatcacaaatcacaacccttgaccttttgaacccgttaaagaaaagttttgtttcctaagaggtccgttaagatgattgacggaagTGAAAAACACattcgtcagttggcttttgaacttcagaattcgcatgtttgtgaaaagcgcagtaatcaTAATAATTATGTGTTTTCAACTTGAATAATAGACCAAAAGTGATCTacaaacacacaaaaattttttttgtactttaaaCCGAAATTTGCGTTTATATACTAAGTTCAGATTCTAAACAAAAAGGTCAGTACAGTCAGTATTTTATATAAGTCTGctgtaataaagaaaaaataagcgATACTCGAGTAACTCCATTAAGGATATTAACAACTGAACTTGGCAGATTTTTTTGGACTTTGTTCTTCTAATGAAACACGGCAAAGTACATCTAAGACCTATACTTTCTCACAAACTACATGTATAACCGCAATGGAGTTATAGCCCAACCCTTACAAGtattaaaaatggcaaataaaGATAGCACTCATCGTATTCTTTCTTTTAACAATAACGTAGCAGTTTGTTGCTCTCTAATTTTTCGAGAGCTGTCGGTTCTGCCCTACAGTCACAAACGAATGGACATATGCACAAACAAATTACGGTGGTATTTTACACCGGAGTACCCAAAGTaactgtaaataaaaatttaaaaaaaaaaaaaaaagatgacgATTTTTTACGCAGCACTAAGCGTACTTGGCTGAGTAAAGCTATCATCAACGTGGTTTCACTtttttggctgaaaagtttCTTCGCCCTCCGCAGGCAAACACGTCTGCTTCTGCAGAAAAGATGTCTTTTGACATCTTACAGATGCAGTCCATTTAAGGTAGAAGACAATTTTGGTGTCATTGATTGTCTGTCAAAAAAAGAGCAAGAACATCAATATTAGTTACGGAATGAAAATAAAGCAGATCACAAGAGGGAcatttaggctatgttcacacaaTTATGGATAGCTTTTGTCCCGGGACGAAaactaccttattataggaaattaacgctccatgaaattaaggtattggaaattaacgcgaatttgtataggtaatagaatgatttgtagtgatatttggcataaattccacgagtgatatttcaaaattgttatacgtaatttcacgagaggttaggcgagtgaaatttgagacaattttgaaatattacgagtgttatttatgccaaatatcacgtacaaatcatgctattaattgtttatgCTATTACACttagaaggtttgtaattttcacatgtaggtatttcaaattaagctgaaataccagtgctctaagccaatcaaattgcagaaatttctcatgtagtagtataaaatggcaaacgactttcgaataaagaaaattaacgcgaaggAGGAGCTAGAATTtcataaaggaaattaacgcgattaattacgcgaaatcaaaggagaagatattggcatcacttctgacagcggcaacgatgaagatgaactcgaaacattgtaaaccttcgccttagctgttgtgaaagatgaaaaataaagggtaaatggaaagagaGAAAGcctgtagttaatgttttttaggtgtcaacaatgtctggacaggttccaaaattggggttgaaatactggaaattaagagcgcggaaattaacgcgcaacaaaattaacgcgacttaaattaacgcgaattttaacgattcgcgttaatttcatggagtgCTAATTTCCTACAATAAGGTATaccagatagggcttctgttcacacataagaaacGAAGcaaattaacgtcgcggaaattaacgctcaacaaaattaacgcgaattttaacgattcgcgttaatttcctataataaggtataccagatagggcttctgttcacacataagaaacGAAGCAAAGCTGCGCGCGTCGATCTCTGAAGCGGAAAGTCAAATATAACGGATAGGAGTTCATACTATACCGTTTAGTGTGAACATATCCTAAGggaaaataagacgcaaactgtCCCGTATACACTGCGCTTTATACGTACGCGTTCTATTTtttctcgtataaatggtccTAATATCCTTATGACAGAGAGAGCGTTTGTAACCACACCAAGGTTCGATAATTTTGGCGTAGGTATATACTGCAGAACCCGGCAAATAAGGACATCAGAGAGACATGATTATGTGCCGGAATTATATTTACGTGTCGCTTAGCGGTATTTTTATCCATTAGTTTCACTTCTATGAGACGCTTCAAACGCTGTACGTTACCGGGGGGTTTTAATAAATGGAACTTCTCGAGGAAGAAATCCTACGTCGACAAACTACCGTAGTTACAGGGGTCAGGCGGAGGCATTCACAGACCTTCTGAGTAAGCGGAATCCGCGATAACAAGATAGAGTATTTTGGGGTACAGGTGCTCTTTATCTCCCAGCAGTTCACTGATTTCGGCAGCATTAGAAATTTCTGCACTGtcatcttcattttcttgaacagactgaaaacaaacagaacGTGAACCGGCATTAAAAGAGAAGTTGCGTatacaaaataaataagaagATGGATAGGTGAATTTATTCTATTTACCTAAGGTCAATAACACTGCTGAGTAAACTATACCAAAAAATAATGCATGCTGACTTTCAACGCACCAGGCACGACGCAGACCAGTTCGCCGTTTTGAtctagcaacaggacgggaaggtcagttgacgacgggaaagcgcgcggaaaggactaaacgcgaCATCCAGTGCCAGCAGTTTGTCGCTCTCCATTGGTCAACgcagttgtttgatttggccgcgccgtcgtcaactgacgttcccgttctgtcgCTAAATCAGCCTGTTTTATGATTGGGTTTGATTGAACTCAGCACTACCATGATACACCCCCAGCAATGCTTTGGAGATGTACTAATGCGAACCTTAGCGACCTTTCGTTCTTTAGAATCGGCTGAATGTTACTGTTATACCTGAAGATATTTGTATACTCGCAAAAATTTGTCGAATCCTAATTCCTGCTCCAGCATAAGCCTTGACTCTTCAAGTCTGTGGAACAAACTCTCGTCTTCCTCCTGCCGCTTCCTCTCTCGCTCTTCCTTTTTGGCCGAGTCTtcctcatcatcatcgtcatcacctaAAATTAAAGGATTTAAAACAATGGCGTAATTAACGGAACTACAACGTTGCAGTCTACTTTGCAGTACCCAATTTCGACCTTAGGGGAAAACATTCATATACCAGGCTAAGTGAAGACCTACAGCCCTAACGACAACGATGTTATTTGAAATAATTGGAAAAGTCGCTATGGTTATACAGTACAACCCTCTTTTAAAGACACCTcgctaaaacggacacctagagttggtcacTATCTTTCTTTACTCTTTTTAGTTGACTCTCTGAAAGACGGACACATAGTGCCGCTTTTAAAGGTGTCCGTCTACTCTTAGAGACAGTCGACTGTGGTACTTGTGCACTAATGACGTTGCGTGAAACCTTTGAAGTGGGACTGTAAGAAAAATGCTTCACCTAGGAGCTTAAAGAACATATTGGATATAGGCTGGCAGGGGTACATTATCACTTGGTTAGAATTTCTATTTTGGTTTTTCGCAGACTGTCTACTTTCGtcttaataaaaaatgaatcagATTTTCATACCTGAATCCCAATCTTCATTTAAGTTGGACAGCTCAGAGGAAGATCGCCCCATTTCCGCTCCGTCAAATTCATCtcagacaaaaaaagaaaatatttttcattttagctTGAGCTGTAATATTGTAGTTAGCTtatcaggtttttttttcttctctctctccctctctccGCCTCGATCATTTCCCTAGCTACTTGCTACAGCTGATCGTGACTGTGGAAAAAACCCGTTCttgctcttttttaaaaattggtaCGGCAGAGAAGAATTAACTTACCAGATGacctaaatttaaacttcaggGTTAATTTTCTGTTCAAACATGTTTGTAATAAATACTACACGGGGGTCCTTCCGGCACTTTATATGTaccttttctgaaaaacatCGGCTGCACCTAGAGACAGTGCATGATCATACTTATGGCCAAAAAATaagaagacaagaaaaaaaaatactaatacTTTTTTATGGCCTGAGTTTATAGACGATAcacagggctcgaaaaaaaaaaatgcattccAGCTGCTTGTCCTTTGGGCCGGTAAGCAGCCGTCACATTTTGCTTCCCGGAGCCACTTCTTGCtagtcttagttaatgatttaatgttcacgtgaaaattgtaaaatcgacgCTGATCAAAAGAATCTTAACCGACGTTTCGTTcagcattgccgaaacgtcggtTAAGACTCTTGAACAGGGccgattttacaatttttaaattaatattaagcAGCTCCTGCATTAAGTAACTTCGCTGTGTTAGTTAATGATATCTTTAGAGCATGACGCGTCTAGacccttgcccattgggcaGGCAAGTGGGCTTTTAAAGTTACTTTGGATCAATTAAGggttctgggaaactgcccacctacccctcccttaagccaacatttacACTAACTTCTCACTTgggacaaaatgttggcttagaagaggggtaggtgggcagtttcccagaaaccttaattgatccgTTACTCGCatagcaagaaaatctactagTCCCAgacgggtttttttttttttcgagccctgcgTATAGACTTTAGAAGGCAGATAAGTCAGTTCTTGAACCAACCAATCTCGCGAGGCAAATGACATGACAGGAAATAATGGTTAGTTGTTTGAAGAACCCTAGACAACATTTCAGTAACGTTCTTCCCTTGATAGCGCCTTCGTATAGTCCATTCAATTATTGCTTGGTTAAAAGTGCCGTTATAACATGAGTTAACTTGGTACCTTGTGGGACGTTCGTATCAACACTGTGATCCCAGTCTAAACTATGAGATGTTCCACGCATGCCTTTCATGGGGGATGGAGAACGACCTGAAATATAACATTAAATAACATGATTAAAGGATTtggtttttaattatttacaaaCTTCCATTAGTCGTGAGTTGGTCGATATGgcaagaaaacaatggcttAGTGTCATTCTTGTGCAAAACAATAAGCTACAGATTAAAGCCGTGATATGGTGATGTGTATtcagtgatgtttttttttgttgcgttattgttatttgtttgctttttcctTGGACGGTAGTGTAAATATGGTTTACCTGTGCTGACCAGAACATCTCTCATGGAGTTAAGCATGTCTTCAAATTCCTCGTTTTCTTCTTCACTGAAAAGCAACATAAGTAACAAGTATTCAGCATATCGAGTGTTTTGCGAGGTAAAATTACGTCAGCATAAATAATACTAATAACTTGCATTTGACATGCGCGAGACAAGGTTATATGAGAATTACTCCATGATGTCAGATGCAGTACCATCATGCTAAGCTGTAGTTTTTCAGGGCTTTCTCTAACTCATCACGACTTACCTTCCCACATTTAActcttcatcttcatcatccTCATCTACTTCCTCTTCCTCCAATTCTTCCTCGTCATCCTCAGCCTCTTGTTCATCCACATTCTCCTCATCGACaccttcttcgtcttcttcatcATCCCCCGGCTCTACTGCTGAATTTTCTACATTTCCGGCAGGCAAAGTCTCGAATAACATTCTCAAATTTGGAAGGGAGCACGTTCTTAACCTCTGAAAAAAGTTTCGAACACAGAAGCAAAAATACTTAGGGTGCGTTCGACTGATCGTATTCCGTTTTGTTGCAAATCATTTCCCCAGTCTACTGTGATTTTTAGGCCCCTTTAACGCTATATACATCTGGCCATTTTATTTCAAGCGGATGAAATCCAAGACGAGTGATTTTCAgggtttatttcttttattcttattccggaatacggAACACACCCTTAGAGTAGCGTTAGAACTGTGTTATAGCTTAACTTGTGCGATTAACGTATTACTGATCAACCCGTTCCCCTCTGAGCGTTAAATTAAACCCCTGATGGAGAACTCTGAAAGTAATGAGAAAACAAGCACATTAAACATTCGAATTTCATAATTAACGCATAACAGCCATTCTCAAGCGTAGCTCACCGTGAAATTTGTATCGTAGATTCCTGTTTGCAGCTCTGTTGCTCGCAAAGACCTGTTCAGTGATCCGTCGGCGGTGTGGAATGAtctgaaattttatttaaaaccttCAATATAGTGCTGCCGGCACTGGAACCAAAGCACTGTCTGTTACCGGAACCAATGCTCCACAAGTAAGCATAGAAATGGTAAAATTAAAGGGAATTTACGAACCAAAAACCGCGACGCCCTTAAAACGTCACCGAAAACCTGAATTCGCGTCCTCTGCGATTATTCTGACTCATTCAGTTTATTTAAGAGTCAGGAAATTTAGTTGTAGCTTGAAGAGAGGGACCCGGCGCTTCCAAGCGGCTTCGACGCCTTGAGGTTCACGTTAAAGAAAACTTTACATTTAGCCATGACACGCCCTATTTGTACAGCTGGGGACAGCTGGAGATACCACCACTGCGGCGGGAGCGAAACTGTCAGTGAATATGCGTACTTTCAAACTTCATCTGAATTCAGttttttagtgacgttttcgcttcCGTCGTCGTCCATGCTGAGTACGCTACCGACCATAATAGGTGACTTGAACGTGACCATAAGGCACTTTCTCGCGTCCAAGTATCTTGTGTTGGGAGAAGGGAGTGAATCATTGGCTGGAGTACTAAAATCACTTGATTTAGAACGTTCAAACAAAAACCTCCCTACAGAAAAGAAAGACATCACTATAAACAACAACACTGCGTCCTAACCGTGCAAATACTCACAATTCATCAAGTGATACGTCCTGCACTTCAAGATTCTCGGACTCCATTTCTTTCTTGTCTTCTTTACGTTCAACTCGTTCGAACAAAGCTTCCT is a genomic window containing:
- the LOC140947275 gene encoding protein Spindly-A-like: MDLAKEEEVYKFLKEEIIRLKEENEGLQQDRELAGELGKSLLENNHELERKLEEVNNDYISTLGKIEELKQDNHTLRSKLETEIRAHSNHVHELDDLKEKLRKEFDEKEKSQQLLTEKKINDLRKEIESLQNDVSKHTLVENQLQEKIKKQEEMLRKAYQSNEELQHKGRSRLESIEEYVNHTAELQGEREVLMMKLADYEDNQQRMLFDRNVLKEKVGYLEEELQEKTRQAHTWLNCLQDARLEAGELKAELENLKADNARRNFGKQGNSLFGEVEDRRLELEKKYCSLQARHEGMVKIHNMTKQHLQRLKNQVATLLQVKGCHADASQIQRLTQALVQKEGEVKILNAKISSLEKQKAGSSMSDRLMEFHDAFSEFGDKKDYVNFLQLQLEDSKKTMAGLNKELQNKTLLHLAETDRLRHTEHQLHASESKVERLNSENIKLRLKIDDLRIKLQNHSQGIAQNASQPQNINRSVGKARSAARFTDANTSLEQTAPKKQRQDNLEPKARPIKQEPLGVKPKLDESTSVKFPNVPSILQDMHVPDLEQPDKREQNNKLLTPVQAGSIAWNLNSSKILALSNNSDEKGVRIEEKCENKTKVHFPEAADSLCSTKMDTSDLTQTQSMVENTHMELKKENCHPKDCTSGNGSISTVTVKGQRNAPVVINVKKGEAKNQCPQQ